A genomic window from Leptospiraceae bacterium includes:
- a CDS encoding site-2 protease family protein — protein sequence MLLIILGSVLMLGVCIFIHELGHLLCGMLVGVKARIFSIGYGKGIWKKRVGGTIYQITGIPIGGYVMFKGDNYSRRLKGQKGELLSTPPLKRMVPVIGGPLFNLIMGFLIFFVLALTGDNSAGNKIFIDPSDHDYSRAYKAGLRSGDVILSVNGNETKDFEEIFTHIGLSAGEPLLIKYRRGMEVKELKVNPDVYSAGGRPTIGIQPAGKRNVVVTFKYSEQFQYWLKNTFKPREEQLKADKKLLEIQNKTVPTHRSKKKPKQRTMAIAYLNDGDVILEVEGEPIQTVGELQKVLGKYQNQEVKIKVERKLYPLLTPWSTELVEVKVPVRKATILEFSEITDAKYSSLSVPSFSIPSYDPSIKKTLLNLKIEGKSFKTFDELTEFIKEKESESVLKMKVGDLEYTASVKIKPIGLLGFRPGMKFEPEVNQQDVGVFQAIKISTEKVYKIVNTSFIGIKMLLTGLLSPKDNLSGPIGIVQVAGMSLEYGWQTYLDFVAKISIALMFMNLLPIPVADGGHLVLYLYEAIAGRPAPPGVINAIFRLGFFFLLGLGILVSYYDITRFM from the coding sequence ATGCTTCTAATTATTTTAGGTTCAGTTTTGATGTTAGGGGTCTGTATTTTTATACATGAACTCGGACACCTTCTTTGCGGAATGCTCGTAGGTGTAAAAGCAAGAATATTTTCAATTGGTTATGGAAAAGGGATCTGGAAAAAAAGGGTAGGGGGAACTATCTACCAAATAACCGGTATTCCTATTGGTGGATATGTCATGTTTAAAGGGGATAATTATTCGAGGCGTTTAAAAGGACAGAAGGGCGAACTTTTATCTACTCCTCCCCTGAAAAGAATGGTTCCGGTTATCGGAGGTCCTCTTTTTAATTTGATTATGGGCTTTCTTATCTTTTTTGTGCTGGCCTTAACCGGAGATAATTCGGCCGGAAATAAAATATTTATCGATCCTTCTGATCATGATTACTCGAGAGCTTATAAAGCAGGTCTTCGCAGCGGAGATGTTATATTATCGGTTAATGGAAATGAAACAAAAGACTTTGAGGAAATCTTTACTCACATAGGTCTTTCTGCTGGAGAGCCTTTACTCATAAAATACCGCAGGGGGATGGAAGTAAAGGAACTCAAGGTTAATCCGGATGTTTATTCGGCAGGAGGAAGGCCTACTATCGGTATCCAACCGGCTGGAAAAAGAAATGTGGTGGTTACTTTTAAGTATTCTGAACAATTTCAATACTGGCTAAAGAATACTTTTAAACCGAGGGAAGAACAATTAAAAGCAGATAAAAAGCTGTTGGAAATCCAAAACAAAACGGTTCCTACTCATAGGAGTAAAAAGAAACCCAAACAAAGAACAATGGCGATAGCTTATCTGAATGATGGGGATGTTATATTAGAAGTTGAAGGTGAACCTATTCAGACAGTAGGTGAATTACAAAAAGTTTTAGGCAAATACCAGAATCAGGAGGTCAAGATAAAAGTTGAAAGAAAGCTTTACCCTCTTCTTACACCCTGGTCTACTGAGCTTGTGGAAGTGAAAGTGCCGGTTCGAAAAGCTACTATATTAGAGTTTTCAGAAATAACCGATGCAAAATATTCCTCTCTTTCGGTTCCTTCTTTTTCTATTCCGAGTTATGATCCTTCTATTAAGAAGACTCTTCTAAACTTAAAGATAGAAGGTAAGTCTTTTAAAACCTTTGATGAGTTAACTGAATTTATAAAGGAGAAAGAATCCGAATCCGTTTTGAAAATGAAAGTTGGAGATCTGGAATATACAGCTTCTGTGAAAATAAAACCTATAGGGCTTTTGGGCTTTCGACCCGGTATGAAGTTTGAACCGGAAGTGAATCAACAAGATGTGGGAGTTTTCCAGGCTATCAAAATTTCTACTGAAAAAGTATATAAAATTGTAAACACTTCTTTTATCGGAATTAAGATGCTCTTAACCGGTTTACTCTCTCCCAAAGACAATTTATCCGGACCAATCGGAATAGTTCAGGTTGCCGGTATGAGCCTTGAGTATGGCTGGCAAACCTATCTTGATTTTGTAGCGAAAATATCCATAGCTTTAATGTTCATGAATCTTTTACCTATACCGGTAGCAGATGGAGGACATCTGGTTTTATATCTTTATGAAGCGATTGCCGGAAGACCTGCACCCCCCGGAGTGATTAATGCTATTTTTCGTTTGGGTTTCTTTTTCTTATTAGGTCTGGGTATATTAGTATCTTATTATGATATAACCCGCTTTATGTAA
- a CDS encoding phosphatidate cytidylyltransferase, which yields MKETFNRILSAVILLPILVFCITYKGMDYLPLYALGLITLFLGVSEFYGFSDRGLEGKPFRLTGYFFAFLIFTLYYLRFLNQQPFVEVSGFLKTIAGYFGAGYDLVVPAIFLFFVVVFSMQVILRPLEGAIFTVASSVLGVLYLAVPLGHFMLTLSLKNGIFYIWFIAGLTMITDTGAYFGGRWLGKHPAGLKVSPKKTWEGYVMGVISAVLYVLALKYIWLAITGVEAPVGYVESAILAPIFAFISVMGDLSESAMKRDAKVKDSSSVIPGHGGSLDVIDAMLFTIPIFYFYLKLKEVLGNPI from the coding sequence ATGAAAGAAACATTTAATAGAATCCTTTCGGCGGTAATATTATTACCTATTTTAGTCTTTTGTATCACCTATAAGGGTATGGATTATTTACCTCTGTACGCTTTAGGTCTCATTACACTTTTTTTGGGTGTTTCAGAGTTTTATGGCTTTTCGGATAGAGGGCTTGAGGGGAAACCTTTTCGTTTAACCGGGTATTTCTTCGCTTTTCTTATCTTTACTTTGTATTATTTACGTTTTTTAAATCAGCAACCCTTTGTGGAAGTTTCCGGTTTTTTAAAAACTATCGCCGGCTATTTTGGTGCCGGTTATGACTTAGTGGTTCCGGCTATTTTCTTATTTTTCGTGGTTGTTTTTTCTATGCAGGTGATTCTCAGACCTCTCGAGGGTGCCATTTTTACAGTGGCCTCAAGTGTTTTAGGTGTATTATACCTTGCGGTTCCTCTTGGCCATTTTATGCTAACTCTTAGTTTGAAGAATGGGATTTTTTATATCTGGTTTATTGCCGGTTTAACTATGATTACCGATACAGGTGCTTACTTCGGAGGACGCTGGCTCGGTAAGCATCCTGCCGGTTTGAAAGTATCTCCCAAGAAAACCTGGGAAGGTTATGTAATGGGAGTGATTTCAGCGGTTCTTTATGTTCTGGCTTTGAAATATATCTGGTTAGCGATTACCGGTGTAGAAGCTCCTGTAGGATATGTAGAATCAGCCATTCTGGCTCCAATTTTTGCTTTTATTTCCGTAATGGGAGATTTATCTGAGTCTGCTATGAAAAGAGATGCGAAAGTGAAAGACTCTTCTTCCGTTATTCCGGGTCATGGTGGTTCTCTGGATGTGATTGATGCCATGCTCTTTACGATACCCATTTTTTACTTCTATCTAAAACTGAAAGAAGTTCTCGGAAATCCCATTTAA
- the rpsB gene encoding 30S ribosomal protein S2, which produces MSVISMKSLLEAGVHFGHQTRRWNPKMSPYVFTARNGIHIIDLQKTVQKTKEAYDALKHLTSQGKKVLFVGTKKQARGAIEREAQRCNMFYVSNRWLGGTLTNWNTVKKSIARLKKLESMEQNNTFETEARTKKEQLGLQRELDKLRKNLGGIKDMNSLPDILFVIDPKKEEIAVKEAKTLGLTVFAVIDTNCDPELIDYAIPGNDDAIRAISLFLETMANAIIEGTGGQVVQPKFSDEFDVDALTNSMDYRGEYDEEGRFIMDEDTTYSDEYTSSDVGETNEKGEKILISTSTADNLSAKKADSEEEVKPEEAAKQE; this is translated from the coding sequence ATGTCTGTAATTTCGATGAAAAGTTTACTGGAAGCCGGAGTTCACTTTGGACACCAAACTCGCAGGTGGAATCCAAAGATGTCCCCTTATGTATTCACCGCAAGAAACGGAATACATATTATAGACTTGCAGAAAACTGTACAGAAAACAAAAGAAGCGTATGATGCGCTAAAACACCTGACTTCTCAGGGTAAGAAGGTTCTCTTTGTCGGAACTAAGAAACAGGCAAGGGGAGCTATCGAGAGAGAGGCCCAGAGATGCAACATGTTCTACGTATCAAACCGCTGGTTGGGTGGAACCCTTACAAACTGGAATACGGTTAAAAAGAGTATTGCCAGACTTAAGAAATTAGAGTCTATGGAGCAAAACAATACTTTTGAAACTGAGGCCCGTACAAAGAAAGAGCAATTAGGTTTGCAAAGAGAACTTGATAAACTCAGAAAGAACCTCGGCGGAATTAAAGATATGAATAGTTTGCCGGACATTCTCTTTGTAATAGACCCTAAAAAAGAAGAAATAGCTGTCAAGGAAGCCAAAACTCTGGGATTAACCGTATTTGCAGTGATCGATACAAACTGTGACCCTGAGCTAATTGATTATGCTATACCCGGAAATGATGATGCCATTCGTGCTATCAGTCTTTTTCTGGAAACAATGGCTAATGCCATTATCGAAGGAACCGGTGGTCAGGTAGTTCAACCTAAATTCAGCGATGAATTTGATGTGGATGCTCTTACCAATAGTATGGACTACAGGGGAGAATACGACGAAGAAGGCCGTTTCATTATGGATGAAGACACCACATATAGTGATGAGTATACATCATCTGATGTGGGGGAAACTAATGAAAAAGGTGAGAAAATACTGATTAGTACCAGTACGGCAGATAATTTATCTGCAAAGAAAGCTGATTCTGAAGAAGAAGTAAAACCAGAAGAAGCTGCAAAACAAGAATAA
- a CDS encoding transposase, protein MSGKNELHARVDLSADGLYQTIREEFSKIPDHRVNPSISLTDALMSAFAIFSQKNASLLEFEREKVKNKNLQSIYKIQEIPSDTQMREIVDEVSTGAFRKIYKNLFSKLQRGKVLESYRVLDDYYILSGDGTGFFSSGKIHCKSCLVKNKKSETLYQHMMYGACIVHPDKKEVIPLMFEPITNEDGKTKNDCELNASKRFIEDFRREHPHLKTIFVEDSLFSNAPHIELLKEKNLSFIIGAKEKNHKHLYNQLDKLQELKKTEQFCIEKDRFSHYFSFTNQISLNETSELKVNVLEYKQVDKKEHMIAFSWVTDIEITKENAYELMRIARARWKIENETFNTLKNQGYHFEHNYGHGSKNLSNNFATLMILAFLVDQIQQSSCALFRKALGTFHAKRLFWQKIRNLFEIFEFSSMEQLFQAIAYGFKANISIGQNSS, encoded by the coding sequence ATGTCAGGCAAAAACGAGTTACACGCACGGGTAGATTTATCAGCAGATGGACTTTATCAAACAATTCGGGAAGAATTTTCTAAAATCCCGGACCACAGAGTCAATCCTTCGATTTCTCTAACAGATGCTTTAATGTCAGCCTTTGCTATCTTTTCTCAAAAGAACGCATCACTTCTTGAGTTTGAAAGAGAAAAAGTGAAGAATAAAAATCTTCAAAGTATATACAAGATTCAAGAGATACCCTCTGACACTCAAATGAGAGAAATTGTTGATGAAGTTTCAACAGGAGCTTTCAGGAAAATATATAAAAACCTTTTTTCAAAACTTCAGCGTGGCAAGGTTCTCGAATCTTATCGTGTCCTTGATGATTATTATATTCTTTCCGGGGACGGAACCGGATTCTTCTCTTCAGGAAAAATTCATTGTAAATCCTGTCTTGTAAAGAATAAGAAAAGTGAAACTCTCTACCAGCATATGATGTATGGTGCCTGTATTGTGCATCCGGATAAGAAAGAAGTTATCCCTCTTATGTTTGAACCTATTACAAACGAAGATGGGAAAACAAAAAATGACTGTGAGTTAAACGCCTCTAAACGATTTATTGAAGATTTTAGAAGAGAGCATCCTCATTTAAAAACAATATTTGTAGAGGATTCTCTGTTTTCAAATGCTCCCCACATTGAATTACTGAAAGAGAAGAATCTATCCTTTATCATAGGTGCAAAAGAAAAAAATCACAAACACCTTTACAATCAACTTGATAAGCTACAGGAATTAAAAAAGACAGAGCAATTCTGTATAGAGAAAGATAGATTTTCTCATTACTTTTCTTTTACAAACCAAATTTCTTTAAATGAGACTTCAGAACTCAAAGTCAATGTTCTTGAGTATAAGCAGGTTGATAAAAAAGAGCATATGATTGCTTTTAGCTGGGTTACAGATATTGAAATTACAAAAGAAAATGCTTATGAATTGATGCGAATCGCGAGAGCACGATGGAAGATAGAAAATGAAACCTTCAATACTCTGAAAAATCAGGGTTATCACTTTGAACACAATTATGGACATGGCAGTAAGAATTTGTCTAATAACTTTGCAACTCTTATGATACTTGCTTTTCTTGTAGATCAGATCCAACAATCAAGCTGTGCATTATTTCGAAAAGCACTTGGAACTTTTCATGCAAAAAGATTGTTCTGGCAAAAGATAAGAAACTTGTTTGAAATATTTGAATTTTCATCTATGGAGCAACTATTCCAGGCTATTGCTTATGGATTTAAAGCAAATATTTCTATAGGACAAAATTCATCATAG
- a CDS encoding UMP kinase, which translates to MSKERKTYNRILIKLSGEALAPAEGEFGIDGEKVLALAKEIQNIHGKGKEIAIVVGGGNIFRGTTGVTKGIERATADYMGMLATIINALALQDACEKLGLYTRVQSAIEVNSTAEPYIRRRAVRHLEKKRVVIFAGGIGSPYFTTDTSASLRAIEVGCEVILKATKVDGVYTDDPKKVPDARRYSTLSFQESITRRLKVMDQTALSLCMENNLPVIVFDIFKQGNLNNLIEGKEVGTLISNSVEVVIDE; encoded by the coding sequence TTGTCGAAAGAGAGAAAGACATATAATAGAATTCTGATTAAGCTATCGGGCGAAGCTCTTGCTCCGGCGGAAGGGGAGTTTGGGATAGATGGAGAAAAAGTTCTCGCCCTTGCAAAAGAAATTCAGAATATTCACGGAAAAGGAAAAGAAATCGCCATTGTAGTAGGTGGTGGAAATATTTTTCGTGGAACTACAGGAGTAACAAAGGGTATTGAAAGAGCTACAGCAGACTACATGGGTATGCTGGCTACTATTATTAATGCCCTTGCTTTACAGGACGCCTGTGAAAAATTAGGTCTTTATACAAGGGTTCAATCGGCCATTGAAGTTAATTCTACTGCCGAGCCGTATATTCGACGAAGAGCTGTAAGACACCTTGAGAAAAAGAGGGTTGTCATTTTTGCAGGTGGAATCGGCAGCCCTTATTTTACAACTGATACTTCAGCCAGCCTCAGGGCAATTGAAGTTGGCTGTGAAGTGATTTTGAAAGCCACCAAGGTTGATGGAGTTTATACGGATGATCCGAAAAAGGTTCCTGATGCCAGACGCTATTCTACACTTTCTTTTCAGGAATCCATTACCCGAAGACTTAAAGTTATGGATCAAACTGCTTTGAGTCTTTGTATGGAAAATAACCTCCCTGTCATTGTGTTTGATATCTTTAAGCAGGGTAACTTAAACAATCTTATAGAAGGAAAGGAAGTTGGTACTTTAATATCAAATTCTGTTGAGGTAGTAATCGATGAGTGA
- a CDS encoding isoprenyl transferase: protein MSFSPDKLPGHVAIIMDGNGRWAKQRGLERKDGHREGSNAIDRLLDVSLELGLRNISLYAFSTENWRRPPSEITSIFKLLDEFVDKKLDRLIEKNVRVHHSGSRKRVPSISLKRIDTAIEKTSHNTALHLNFCLNYGSMDEICTAFNRLLDERKKKGKTLDSKVKPSDLEKHLYTYPLPPVDLLIRTAGERRLSNFLLWQSAYAELYFTETLWPDFNKENLLDALNWYSGRVRKYGGLV from the coding sequence TTGAGTTTTAGTCCGGATAAACTACCTGGCCATGTGGCCATTATCATGGATGGAAATGGCCGCTGGGCTAAGCAGAGGGGGCTGGAACGAAAAGATGGGCATAGAGAAGGTTCTAACGCAATAGATCGTCTTCTGGATGTTTCCTTAGAGCTGGGCCTGAGAAATATTTCTTTATACGCTTTTTCTACTGAAAATTGGAGAAGGCCACCTTCTGAAATTACTTCAATTTTTAAATTATTAGATGAGTTTGTGGATAAGAAGCTTGATCGACTCATTGAGAAAAATGTCCGGGTGCATCACTCAGGCTCTCGAAAAAGAGTTCCTTCCATAAGCCTGAAACGAATTGACACCGCGATTGAGAAGACATCCCATAATACTGCCTTACACCTGAACTTTTGTTTGAATTATGGTTCTATGGATGAAATCTGTACCGCCTTTAATCGACTTTTAGATGAACGAAAAAAGAAAGGTAAAACCCTCGATTCTAAGGTAAAGCCTTCTGATTTGGAAAAGCATTTATATACTTATCCGCTCCCACCTGTAGATCTTTTAATTCGTACCGCCGGAGAAAGAAGACTTTCAAATTTTTTGTTGTGGCAATCTGCTTATGCTGAATTGTATTTTACAGAAACGCTCTGGCCGGATTTTAATAAGGAAAATCTATTGGATGCCCTGAACTGGTATTCGGGTAGAGTAAGAAAATATGGTGGGCTTGTATGA
- the frr gene encoding ribosome recycling factor, which translates to MSDEFISPFEQKMEKTIEVLKKDFIQIRTGKANPAMVEDIRVDYYGAMTPLMQLATISAPEPRMIMISPFDKSSMKNVEKAILASSLGLTPTNDGVAIRIILPELTGDRRKELAKIVKQKSEEKKVAVRNIRREMMDALKKQTDMSQDESKNVSDRIQKITDSYIAQIASLTEEKEKEITTV; encoded by the coding sequence ATGAGTGACGAATTTATTTCTCCCTTTGAACAAAAAATGGAAAAGACCATTGAGGTACTGAAGAAGGATTTTATTCAAATTCGTACCGGAAAAGCCAATCCGGCTATGGTTGAAGATATAAGGGTGGATTATTATGGAGCTATGACTCCCCTGATGCAATTAGCTACAATTTCTGCACCTGAACCCCGGATGATTATGATCAGTCCTTTCGATAAATCTTCTATGAAAAATGTTGAAAAAGCTATCCTTGCTTCCAGCCTCGGTTTGACTCCAACCAATGATGGTGTAGCGATTCGTATTATCTTACCTGAATTAACAGGAGATAGACGTAAAGAATTGGCGAAGATTGTAAAACAAAAGTCGGAAGAAAAAAAAGTAGCAGTTCGTAATATTAGAAGGGAAATGATGGATGCTTTGAAGAAACAAACGGATATGTCTCAGGATGAGTCTAAAAATGTTTCTGATAGGATTCAGAAAATAACCGATTCTTATATCGCTCAAATTGCTTCTTTAACCGAAGAAAAAGAAAAAGAAATTACCACCGTATAA
- a CDS encoding tetratricopeptide repeat protein → MISNEMKQVLEAYNEGLTQYKMRNFDKALQAFQKAASIRPDDGPSKVYIERCKEYIQEPPPEDWDGVYVMKTK, encoded by the coding sequence ATGATATCAAATGAAATGAAGCAGGTATTGGAAGCTTATAATGAGGGTCTTACTCAGTATAAAATGAGGAATTTTGACAAAGCTCTGCAAGCATTTCAAAAAGCTGCTTCCATTCGCCCGGATGATGGGCCTTCTAAAGTTTACATAGAACGATGTAAGGAATATATACAGGAACCTCCCCCGGAAGACTGGGATGGAGTTTACGTAATGAAAACGAAGTAA
- a CDS encoding 1-deoxy-D-xylulose-5-phosphate reductoisomerase, producing MKKICLLGASGSVGSSSLKIIRKFSEFFELHSFSVHSGIDTAKSIIEEFSPRFLVVSSDSVDRTILGSKLGKTEILYGSSFLETIVSEPDVDVVLTAIVGSAGLLPTVAAIRAGKKIAIANKETLVTSGPYIKKLLKTSKSSLIPVDSEHNALFQLLEGRSPDFIHSITLTASGGPFRELALDKFSSITLEDALQHPTWKMGPKITIDSAGMINKGLEVIEAHYLFDLDYDKIEVVVHPESIVHGLIETKDGASILYASYPDMIFPVAHALFYPSETPKRLIESKAFSWKNLRFWAPESERYPGLKLAYQAGKNGGTAPAIFNAANEEAVQWFIEKQISFTMIPKLIERALETIPVNFPEDLESYIEADKKARQIVRKFIKGVL from the coding sequence ATGAAAAAGATATGTTTACTCGGAGCTTCCGGTTCTGTCGGAAGTTCCAGTCTGAAAATTATTCGAAAATTTTCGGAATTCTTTGAACTTCATTCTTTCAGTGTGCATTCAGGTATTGATACTGCAAAAAGTATCATTGAAGAATTTTCTCCCAGATTTTTGGTTGTTTCCTCAGATTCTGTTGATAGAACTATTCTGGGTAGTAAATTAGGAAAAACTGAAATACTCTACGGAAGTTCCTTTTTAGAGACTATTGTATCGGAGCCCGATGTGGATGTGGTTCTGACTGCCATTGTGGGAAGTGCAGGCCTATTACCTACAGTAGCAGCGATTCGTGCCGGAAAGAAAATTGCAATAGCCAATAAGGAAACTCTGGTAACCTCCGGTCCTTACATAAAAAAGCTTCTAAAAACCTCGAAGAGTTCTTTGATTCCCGTTGATTCTGAACATAATGCCCTGTTTCAACTTTTAGAAGGTCGAAGTCCTGATTTTATTCATTCTATTACACTTACGGCTTCCGGTGGCCCATTCCGTGAATTAGCCCTCGACAAGTTTTCATCAATTACATTAGAAGATGCTTTACAACATCCTACCTGGAAGATGGGCCCGAAAATCACGATTGATTCGGCGGGAATGATTAACAAGGGTTTGGAAGTTATTGAAGCCCATTATTTATTCGATTTAGATTATGATAAAATTGAAGTAGTCGTTCATCCGGAAAGCATTGTGCATGGTTTAATCGAAACAAAAGATGGAGCTTCCATCTTATATGCTTCCTATCCGGATATGATATTCCCTGTAGCCCATGCACTTTTTTATCCATCCGAAACTCCGAAGCGTCTAATAGAAAGTAAAGCCTTTAGCTGGAAGAATTTACGCTTCTGGGCTCCTGAATCCGAAAGGTATCCGGGACTAAAGTTAGCCTACCAGGCAGGGAAAAATGGGGGAACAGCTCCGGCTATATTCAATGCTGCTAACGAAGAAGCCGTGCAGTGGTTTATTGAAAAACAAATTTCTTTTACTATGATTCCAAAACTTATTGAAAGGGCTCTGGAAACGATTCCGGTAAACTTCCCGGAAGATTTGGAGTCTTATATCGAAGCCGATAAAAAGGCAAGGCAAATTGTGAGAAAGTTCATAAAGGGAGTATTATAA
- a CDS encoding serine/threonine-protein phosphatase, with translation MYSKAGIADYFLTSLLVKPLAKQNSYSSIVRVDFFTMQKKEFEFKNRKHRIGGDISISDEIILAGKKYIVFVNGDAMGKSLQGAGGSLVFGSVFQSILTQTREMNTDTVQPKFWLVDTVKKMQAIFESFDCSMLISVAMGLVEENTGLMFYLNAEHPWAVLYRDGKASYIENEETMAMKIGFPNTFMSENPFYVRKFKFKNSDVILLGSDGRDDIDESFGLESSINSDPVCFLKSVEKGKGNLRKIIRSISERGNFIDDVSLIRIEYKKPVKTKTKNRNIRNS, from the coding sequence TTGTACTCTAAAGCGGGAATTGCTGATTATTTCTTAACATCTCTTCTGGTGAAACCTTTAGCAAAGCAGAACTCCTATAGCTCTATTGTACGGGTGGATTTCTTTACCATGCAAAAAAAAGAATTTGAGTTTAAAAACCGAAAACATAGAATAGGAGGAGATATTTCCATTTCGGATGAAATTATCCTTGCGGGGAAAAAATACATTGTTTTTGTAAATGGTGATGCGATGGGTAAGTCTCTACAGGGAGCCGGTGGGAGTCTGGTATTCGGTTCGGTGTTTCAATCTATCCTGACTCAAACTCGGGAAATGAACACGGATACGGTGCAACCCAAATTCTGGTTGGTGGATACAGTAAAAAAAATGCAGGCAATTTTTGAAAGCTTTGATTGTTCCATGTTAATTTCTGTTGCTATGGGTTTGGTGGAAGAGAATACCGGGCTTATGTTTTATCTGAATGCAGAACATCCCTGGGCTGTTTTATATAGGGACGGAAAAGCCAGTTACATAGAGAATGAAGAGACTATGGCAATGAAAATTGGTTTCCCCAATACATTTATGTCGGAGAATCCATTTTACGTCAGGAAATTCAAATTTAAAAACTCGGATGTTATTCTGCTGGGTTCTGATGGTAGGGATGATATAGATGAATCCTTCGGTCTGGAATCATCTATAAATAGCGATCCCGTTTGTTTTTTAAAATCGGTAGAAAAAGGAAAAGGGAACTTACGAAAGATAATCAGATCCATTTCTGAAAGGGGAAACTTTATTGATGATGTGTCCTTGATACGAATTGAATATAAGAAGCCTGTGAAAACTAAAACAAAAAATAGGAATATACGAAATAGCTAA
- a CDS encoding polymer-forming cytoskeletal protein, with protein MSKKANIVTEHGTISTTLGKHTSFNGVLTFKKPLQISGEFSGEIISDGYLLISEGAVVRANIKAHTVIVGGHVTGNVIATERLEMLSTGKVIGNIKTAKLQIADGVVFDGNCEMIYDT; from the coding sequence ATGAGTAAAAAAGCAAATATCGTAACAGAACACGGAACTATCTCCACAACTTTAGGGAAACACACCAGTTTTAACGGTGTTTTAACCTTTAAAAAACCTCTTCAGATTTCGGGAGAATTTTCGGGAGAAATTATTTCTGATGGTTATTTATTAATCAGTGAAGGTGCTGTAGTACGGGCCAATATCAAAGCCCATACTGTAATTGTGGGGGGGCATGTAACCGGAAATGTGATTGCTACCGAAAGACTGGAAATGTTATCTACCGGAAAAGTCATCGGAAATATCAAGACAGCAAAATTACAAATTGCTGATGGAGTTGTTTTTGATGGGAATTGTGAGATGATTTACGACACCTGA
- the tsf gene encoding translation elongation factor Ts, with product MVSTDQIKALRERTGAGLLDCKKALLDNDGDIEKAITFLREKGLAKAAKKADRATKEGKVIAYIHMNGKIGVLLELNCETDFVAKNEEFEALGKDLCMQIAAASPEYLAKEDVPKEVLDKESQILRAQLVEEGKPEAVLDKIIPGKLEKLYSEVCLLEQQYIKDNKKTITDVLKEAIAKFGENITIGKFCRYQIGA from the coding sequence TTGGTATCTACTGACCAGATAAAGGCTCTAAGGGAAAGAACGGGTGCAGGCTTACTGGACTGTAAAAAAGCTCTGTTAGATAACGATGGTGACATTGAAAAGGCGATAACCTTTTTAAGAGAAAAAGGCCTGGCAAAAGCAGCAAAGAAAGCTGACAGAGCTACGAAAGAAGGCAAAGTTATCGCCTACATCCATATGAATGGTAAGATCGGAGTTTTGCTCGAACTTAACTGTGAAACCGACTTCGTAGCAAAGAATGAGGAATTTGAGGCTCTTGGAAAGGACCTCTGTATGCAGATAGCTGCTGCTTCCCCTGAATACCTGGCAAAAGAAGACGTTCCAAAGGAAGTTCTGGATAAGGAATCTCAGATATTAAGAGCTCAATTAGTGGAAGAGGGAAAACCGGAAGCCGTTCTGGATAAAATTATTCCGGGAAAACTTGAAAAGCTTTATTCTGAAGTTTGTCTTCTCGAGCAACAATATATCAAAGATAATAAAAAAACTATTACTGATGTTCTGAAAGAAGCTATTGCAAAATTCGGAGAAAATATTACAATAGGAAAGTTTTGCCGCTACCAGATTGGTGCATAA